In one Drosophila albomicans strain 15112-1751.03 chromosome X, ASM965048v2, whole genome shotgun sequence genomic region, the following are encoded:
- the LOC117568330 gene encoding cytochrome c oxidase assembly factor 6 homolog: MSFPDKAERAKCWANRDDYWKCLDENAPKHSSTSGEKVPSACQAMRKAFEKSCPGQWVKHFDRKRTYEQFKEKMASGYDPLEERAKAAGGAGAGAGATPGK, encoded by the coding sequence ATGAGTTTTCCGGACAAAGCGGAGCGTGCCAAGTGCTGGGCGAATCGTGATGACTACTGGAAGTGTTTGGACGAGAATGCGCCCAAGCACAGTTCGACAAGCGGCGAAAAAGTGCCCAGTGCCTGTCAAGCAATGCGCAAGGCCTTTGAGAAATCCTGCCCTGGCCAATGGGTGAAACATTTCGATCGCAAGCGCACGTATGAACAGTTTAAAGAGAAGATGGCGTCCGGCTACGATCCTCTGGAGGAGCGCGCAAAGGCTGCTGgcggagctggagctggagctggcgCAACACcaggcaaataa